cagaaaataagtttttagaatCAAAGTGAGACTGTTCATATATATTACATAACGAGTTTTTCCAACGATTTTGGACTCCCTCCTCCATATGTAAAGCTTTTTTCGACTTACGTAGTTTCTCACCATTGTCGTAACAATCCAGAGCCCCCCttcatttataaattatgttGGTTTTCAATTTTAGAGATTACTGATTGAAATCTGGCAATGATaactttttctacttttcttaAGAAGAAttttgtcatctttttttttatcttcctctatttttttcttcaaaagttcttgaaattgcaaattagtaatttttcggttttaATGACCTAggtttatatcaaataaagcgATCGAATATTTAGAATGTtcaaagagcttttaaaatttgcagaaaataaaactaaaacgtTTTAAGTGACATGGTTTCAATTTTGCATATTTCAGAATTGCgcaatttcaaaatgaaacttttaatttttttttttaatttatataaatgtcaatttgaaaagtatattctaatataaattttaaagattttttaaaaagaagtatataatattgtcattttttcatcttttgtaAGCTAAAAAATTCTGACTAGCATATATTCTAAGTGAAGAATCTTTTAGGAAGTGCTAATTgcaattgttgatttattttttagctgGAGATTTTATCAATCACGACGTTTCTCACAGAGTAGATGATTCTTCTGTTAGCATTGGATTTAGGTACGCAAGAATGGGCGAGATTGCAATTCAATTTGGAATTACTATAGACGTCGATGCTGTCAAGACTCCCTACAGTGCTTCTTAAAGATAAAGAGATTCGATGAAATAAGTTGAATGAACGTAAGTATTGGAATGGCcagtagaaataaaaatttgcagtttCTCTACCTCATATCGGAAGCACTGAAATTAAGTGTACCTATGTGTTTAGCTAATTGAGCTAGTTAAGCTAGTCATGAAATTTGGAGGGACTAAAAGAATACCCATTTTTGATTGGGTGTAGAGTCGGATCtgttaagaataaataaatttttgcaatatatcATTTTTTGCTTAACAATAGTTTTAGATgtgatgttttttaattttgattagatCATGAGAATGAcaataataaatctaaaaaattagacattttttagaatctttattatatttgtaaattaatttttttcaattaaggttttttttcaataagggattttcaaaatttttttgggaagaaaattaTGAACGTGAAATGAGAAATAAATCGGATAATATTTAGAGTTCGCTCATCGCAAATTATACGTAATATAAATGATGCGGCTcattcaaatgattatttttggttcataagtttttttttcaattatgcatACTTAAAAAGATATGCGAagcaaattgttataaaaaagcaTTATTCGTTTTTTCTGCCTGCTGAAGTGTCTTTAaaacacatttaaattatttatttatgttcttACAAAAATAAgtcatataaaacaatttttcacaaataataattttatatgtttctacgaattatttttaagaacataaaaatatgtaagcatggatttttctgtgaaaacagaaaaattcgcgATCTATAAATATCCGATTTATGTCTGCTCCCTCGTGGTTCatctttaacccaaaagaaataacaaattcaaaacattatAGTTCAgattcgattaaattttttttaatgccccTAATTTCCATACCAAAATTTGTATGTAACAATTCTGGGAAACTTATCATTTTTCGTGTATaggtaacttttttgttatattagGAACATCGAAACATAATAGGtagcaaatttttttcattttgacaacATGAATCATTTGATGTATTTAAAAACACTCTATGGTCAAATGAagtaatttatatgtaaatatttgtaaatttccctaaattttgttaagagaacaattttctttcttttgagaATAtagcaatattgtattaaatttattcgTTACAAgagaaattaataattgtatttagTAGGCCTGTATAAATAACTATAATTCGGATATAATATATATAAGTATTTGTCGATTTGTGTAacgtttaaatgataaaaaaactttcctttttgggaattcatcaatattttgaatataaaacttATTCCATTTGATGAAACGAATCTATTGAACTACATAAAAAAACTTCTGTGACCTATAAACTAAAAACAATACCTAATAATAGGGAATAATAATTAACTTACAATAAACAAACAAGCGCAGGCGAAATCGCCTTTTCTATCTTCTCAGCCTccttttacgataaaaaatccttttttccatCCCCTTAGACTCTTTTTGCAATCAGAAATTTCTTTTTCGATTCCCTTAGgctcctttttaaattaaaaatcccctGTCTAGCCTCCCTCCCCTCCGACACGATTGAACATACACCCTTCAATAAAAGTGCCCATACTACTTTGCAGCGGTTTTTTTAAACCGTTTCCTCTGAACTTTGTTGCTTTTAGtgaaaaagtaatagaaaaacaACCCTTACAGTAGATAGGGAAAAATTGAACAGCATTTAACTGcatcaatttccaaaaataaagaaaaattttctttatgacATAAAGGTTACCTAATTTGAATATTCTTgcacaaaaagatttttcaaaattagtcaattagttgaattaaatatttttaccagACCCGGCGATCATTAATTCTTATTTATCATTATCATACTTACAACTAAAATCACTTTGAGACATAATAGctcaaaatattataatgaaaaGTTCTCAAATATatacaagtaaaaaataatttgtattaattgtattaattttattattgtattatttttgtattaataccCTCACAGCATGAGATATCGGCGGGATATCGAATTTATCTCCCaggatttaaacatttatatgcCAAGGATGTCTACAAGATATCCCAATTCTATAGTTTAGTCTATATTCCTGGAAATTCAGATATATCTACTGccaattatatttacatttaaacatATCaatgaaataacaaataatttgacAATATTAGGTGTTTCTCCggagattttatagaaattacaaCATTATAAAGTACAGTAATAGTTCAAAGTCCTCTCTATAGTGACTTCCTGGCAAATTCCATCGTGGCTGTCAGTGTGTGGAAACTGTCGCGCAAtaataaatgaatctttaacaaaagtcaACGATTTCTCGAATATTCGTGGAGGATCATAatctattatcatttttattacacAAACCAACGCGGTACATattaatttgattcttttttttaatcaaaaaactgattttgccATTATACTGATAGTAAAAAGTGCGATCTCTATAAAATGCACAATTCAGAGGTTGCAGATACAATAACagccaacttttaaatttttagggaTTCTACATACATTTGcacgaaaataatgatttttgaagcCATTATTGTTCTTGATATATGATTGTTCGTAATTTAATCGAAGAATAAACCTTTTTTGTCGACAAATAATTAAGGCTGTATTTATTATAAAGTAAATTTATACACAATATTTTGTATACAATAAACTTCACTtcgaactttaaataatttttgtttataaagtaaaaatacgGCCCAATTGTGTCCCtaagaccgaatccatttcaaatcaggcaggttctgtACTTAAAGTCGCAGAATTTCTCGggaaaaaaatatgttgttttttagaggaaatcaGGCGGtacgtatttttgcgatttgCGAAATAAAAATTCACGATGTTATTCGTATTTGAATTTGTGGCTTCGTTTAAAAGAAccctagttttttatttaaattaacttaaattaaatttaacttttctgttaaggagaatttttttcatcaaatagaattttcgtatttttcgtaCTTACagcagatacgaaaaaatgttaagaaaatagtttgcacagtttaaaaagttcttcaaacattttctttgctcatttatgatatcttgtatcgtttacaataaaaaaaaaccgcCCGCCTAGCGGACACAATCGCATCGCGCGCTAACGcgactcgcaagtttgagtgctCCTCGGGTGTGCGACcattagttctcgcgcttcgcgctcggtctttgtatattccccacacttgtgcacagatttttcaaaactaaGAGTCAAAGCATctacaacagtaatttggtgatagtgaaatCTCTTGTGTTAACCCTTTGTGTACACACTGGGCCATTTTACCCTGTCACCtactttgaccaaaaatattactCAGGCGTTTGAAAAAATTGCGATACCCTAGCTTTATAACTATAGCTCGATGTCCCGACTACAGTTTTAGACAATTTTTGTAGCGTGCTGAGTCATCAGTCTTCGTTGAGAAGCGGTTGAAATCGAAGCAGGGTCATGGCGACCCATGTGTATCCTTAACTAGAGAAAAGAGTAAGATGTCAACTTTGTGCTTACAAAGTTGACAGAAAGACAAAGGTAGAGTGTCCATCTTACCAGCGACCAGTGTGCGATGACCATCACGCGTTTATGTGCAACGATTGTGATGGTTGTAAATAAGTACGAGTAACTACATCTTTGtctatccaaaaattttttaaattctttataataaaaaaaaattgtttgactcATGTATGTgaaagaaatccattttttacaCTTTACAGATCACCTTTATCAGTACGCGAaataaattccctattttttaagttacaaaataggatttttttattatttaggcaTAATTTAAGAGTATTCACATAAACTcttagctaaaaatattaaaaattaatgattttttgttcataaaacttcatttttgcaaaaatattttgttattgcgaattttttttaatatgttaaagattttgaagatgaTTATAATACTAATAGATTACTTTAACATAGTTGAAAGTATACCTCtaaatttttgtaagtaaaaaggTTCAGTAGTTGTGAACTTATAGACAACCCAAAAAGTGAACAGGTCAGATTGACCCAGTATTTAGGAGATGTTCGAAAAAAAGACGTGTACTCGAAGGAAAGAAAAGCAATTTATAATATAGTTAATAACAGATGTGTACAGTTAAATGAATTGGCTGCTTTACTGCTGCTACTGTGCAGTTTCcgaaagaaatattgaattttttatttttctcgaaaacggtaGAAGATATAATAAATGAGTAAAGAcaatttttgtagaacttttttaactGTGTAAACTATTTTCTTAGCATTCGATTTGATGAAAACAATTCTACTGATCACAAAAGTTATTAAGTCCGCATAAGACTCACAAAATATCTTTCTTGCGATGGTAAAAATGcagcttttattatttttagaaggCGATAAACTCTGCCGGAATGTGGAAAGAAATCGTAGAAGTACGTATTGTATGATTTCcgcgaaaaaataatatattttgtccCCGAGAAATTCTGAGACTTCAAGTGTAtaacctgtctgatttgaaatggattcattCCTAAAAGGAACAAAGTTCCGgactaaaaattttaagaaatctaaaaTTTGGGTTCTTTTTTAGACACTGACAGTCAGCTGCTGTGAGCATTCTCTAGAAGCATATATGctatgattgaaatttaatttttaagttttattcaaTGAAGATATTtctacaattcttttaatttctagtTGGATGAATTGCCAGGAATTGTAAGATATATTTCGGATGGCAAGATCACATGGGGCCcaaatcatacaaaaaaatatccCAAGTTCGAACAAGAATCTGTAGAAACTTTGTAGGTTTTAGTTAGTTATACATTTTTCACCTTTTACTGAAATcgataatgaattaaattaatttatctggTAAATCTCCTTGTTATTTAAACCTGCAGTTGCATTACATCaattgtttctaaataaaaatgttgacatCAGTTAAAGATATAAAGATTTGtagaattgtaattaaaaaatccgATTTGATTTTCGCGGTTCTGTCAATGATATTGGCAACACTGAACTGCACAGCCAATGAGCTTTCGATTTGAATGGTTGATTTCCCAGGTTTTTTCCCCGTCATGTTGAACAACCTGATCGTGAAAACCGGTATTTTTGGCACAATGTACCGCATGGTTATGTTCTTGATTTATATTAATTAGTAAAATGCCCCCTTATAAGAAGAAAACAACTAAAAATCGTGGAAAAAGAAATGCAGGAGTTAAAACTAATGCGAAAAAGCATATAGGAAAAACTGTATCGAATAAGGCTGAAGTGAGAGATGAGCCTGAAAATCAAGAAACTACCGCAAGTAAAAATGATGGTAATATTTTCATTGTTTACTGAATGTGTCACAGGTATTTAGGTATTTCAATGTTAGATTAAATATGGGAAGACTACGGCGAGATAAGTATAATTATCATTTCCAGTGAAATATTTGCAATCTATAGTAGTTTTTTAAAGGTAAGTGTTTGCATACTTTCTGTCAACCTTCATGCCTGGATTTTACGAAAGACAAGTGTTGTAACAATATATAGTAATTGTGATAAAAATATGAGAATTATAAATTGTGCAAATTTCTCATCTCGCTGCGGAGTATGGGGCGAGATGAGGCACCTTAAATAGTTATTGTTCTTTGTTAATagatcatttttcatatttttttcacacataaaagatcatttaaattcttctgaGAATATAAATCGGAATCGttcagttataattttaattaaatttctttatttaaaactgtttttgaattAACATTCATTTGCAAATGTTCATTTAAAGCATATTTCTGCTCTGgagtaaaattttgtttgaactttaAATGGTTTTATCTTTAAATCGCAGCTCCAAGGAAAAAGAAAACTCGGTATATTAACAAGAgtagcaataattaaaaaattttacctcATCAAAccgattcatttattatttaactaaagATTCTAATTGTTTTgtgccaaaaaaattgtttttcctgtcAAAATAGAGGTGACACCCCTATTCTACAATCTAACCCACTTTTTATTTGactgataaaattataaaattatttcgtCATTcctgtagatttttaaattgctttttggAAACGGCCATTAAACCTAGACGGTTCGTCTAGGTCGAAGAGACTGGTGTATATAACatttcgtttaaataaattaaaaatgttgacaaaaatgtttaaacaaaaaaaaatcgcgaaaaatcatgtttttgacattttttggaaaaaatcatgtaatttattttctagttaactaattttgaaatttcgaacggcattttgaagaaaacaaattgCACTTTAAGGCGGTGTAGGTGATAATTAGGTtgcttccaaaaagtatatttatttgaacattcgaagttagaaaattttaaaaaatgagaaatacagaagtgcgggcagaatgcgcattattataaataatttgaatgtataataggtcaatctctttttttttatgaacaataagatggtttcatttaaataaagataaaaaattaagaaaaagttttttttcaataaaaaggcgGTTATTAAGTTTGAAAGATCGgaaaaattcttcggaattaaaaaaagaaaccttttctacaaaactatttttatgttcaaactaattctcgaaataaaattgaattaagaaaCATTAAATGTAACTGAATATTGCAATAAATATGCTCAATCTACTTCGGTGCAAAGTTTGCACAAGACTGCCTtatgttcgtcacacacaggtcggttgcaacttctcCTTCTTTCCTGCAACACCGCAGTaacagcatcggcactttttagtttttagttcgtatattctcGACATCTTGGAtgagaacaaaaattattcattcattatttattagtttatttattatttgaatttatgagcgctgtatgaataaaattaaagaaaacaaccNNNNNNNNNNNNNNNNNNNNNNNNNNNNNNNNNNNNNNNNNNNNNNNNNNNNNNNNNNNNNNNNNNNNNNNNNNNNNNNNNNNNNNNNNNNNNNNNNNNNtaatttttacatataattttcacttaaattacaaaaaaatcaattcgaaacattaaaataccatgatataTTGTAAAAATACGTCAAATGCGttggggacaaatgtgccccaagcgCTCAGCATTTCCTTCTCACTTGACAGACAGCGAACAACCGGCAACATCAATCACTGTACCCCACTCtaggatagtcgaactgaattatggttagggtctgcaccaaaaaatcagagatatttgcacaggagaattaaatgaatttcgcgTGGGACACATTTGTCCCCCGCAGGACCCGTGTaggattaaaaataagtaattgcCTAGAGAacgttaattaaataatttctttaatttgaagagaCGTTTAAGActtctaaaataatttgtaaaaatgtacGTACACGAACATATAAAAACTACGAAAATTCGAATTGTTAAAGCTGATTTTGATGACGCGCGAGTTGAAGGTGTACGTCGATCTACATCAAATTAATTCGACTTTTTcaaggttaaaataaataaacttttaaaaaattacgttgctgcttgatacattttttcgaaaactatgaAAAAACATGAATGCAAAATTTGAGGCAAATCGGGATATATTTAATGCTCCTCAAACgttgttaaagttttaatagagaATATATCTCAAATTAATAGAGATAAGTGGTTTTAAATATAGGTCTCTGAATTTTTCTTGGtttcatttgtaattttagaagatttacaaacaacaataatcttaaaatattaaaaataatatggaaaatgtataaaataaagtatttgatgaaaaaaatgtatttggtgTCTTCCATATTGTTGTCATATGCTAAGattattgtgatttttaattgatctaaaactATAGTGGAAACCAAGACAAATTCATAGACCTATATTCGAAATATCGTTTTCTATTTCCATCGTTTGGTTCTTGGACCCAACCTAATATACATTCAAGGGTGgccagaaaaaaaaacacttttggttTTCTTAGGAGCGAAAGGCAAATAACGGTTGCTTATGGTATTGTAGAAGgtggatttttgtaaaaaaaattttaaacaatatttagaggtggcgcatcgTCTTTAAAGTTGTTATGCAATTAACATGGGCAAAACCTACATTCTTGATTTAAGGGTTTAACCACGAAGTTACCCATTttgtaatttgaacttttaatatgTGGTTCTTGAGGTCTTCAGAATccatataaaagcattttttaaatgaataattcatgataaatattatttacggttgcctaaaaaatgctattttcaaCGTTTTCCACTGTTTTCAAAGACTAATAACAACCCCAATAATATATATCTGGTActgaaattttgagaatattttctttaaagttttctttaaagaagattatattttttgaaaaaagcggattaaaaatggtataatttaacGCGCTACAATGAAAACAAATctgagaaaagtttttaaatttgacagGTCTACGACTTAAGCTGTTTAATTTTCGGGGCGGTGTGCTCATCAGTCCGGCCATAAAAATTGATGACAGTGGGTCTTTGCACCATAAATTAAAAAGCCTAGAACTTTTTGTAGCAAGCGTCTATAACTCTATATAggtatattttcctttttcggGGACGCAAACTAATCCTGTTAGTCATATCAATGAAAAGAGCCGAGGTTGCACTTTCACGATCGACTCTTTACTTAccgaaattttcagcttttgcaATAACAAACTTCAAAAAcgatgcgccacctctaaatattgtttaaaataaaaaaaatctgccttctAAAATCATATAAACTACAGTTATTTGCGCAAATAAAGTTAAGAAAACTGTTCTCAGAAGGTCAgggtaaataattcaattaattttttattgaaccaaaCGTTTCGGCGCACAATGTTGTCCCTTATCAGTGgttaatttttattctgtaaaaccgttataaaccttttttttatcgaGGTCGCAATTTACGAATACAAGTGtagtttaaataagaaaatgataaCCTATTTGGTTTAGAACAGACAACAAATTAAATGGTAACTATAATGTCAAATCCCAATTTGGAATTCGATTTTGTAATGAATTAAACGtgtgtttagtttgaaaaatgcaTAAAGTAAGTTgccgtaaaaactaatttttgactgatttaaaaaggttactttttatgTTTGAAGATACTTCTTTTTAGAAagatgcttttttgatatttgttcTAGTTCCATAGAGTACTTCGAATACTGttcgaattatattatttttaagtgctATTATTCATTTCccattataaacattatttttaaatgttgatgtGCGCTGCCACGAAAACTATATTATCATTcacagaattaaatattttttgcctagaatacattttaatttgactatgaatttaaatataaaaattaaattcaagataCTGCTTCGAAATATCGAATGTTGAGGTTTTCAGCTTTATATTTCTCTATCATTatgtaaaaatagttcaattcaattttattccaaaagtaGCCTTAATATTACTAATGTAAATCAATAGTTGGTGAAAACCGTAAGTTTGGTTAAATCCTTCTATTTTCTCCGTCGAGTATCTCCTAAGAAGAAAAATAGAACAATCTCAAATATTTAGAATGTATTCAGATGGTTTCGCTCTCCTCATGCCATAAAGTTTGTCAACGAAAATCGTACAAGATTATCCCATTTTTATTCGGTTTGATATGCTAAGACAAAGAGAACGAAGTTAACTGATTAAGTACGATTGCTTAAGTCttcaaattgtataattatagaaaattgtcaggctttcttaaaaattaagtctatTTCTGATTCTTTCGTGGTTGTTAGtaacttaaaattgaagattaattaaatttacttcCCTAATCCAGagagaacaaaaatgtaaatgcGTATACGCctacaataaatatatattaataaataaaataaatattattaccaGTCTATAAGTCCAGACAGTCCgtacatttatttgaaatagttcTAAAGAAATCTCATAATCAAAAATCTTATACCGAGACGAATTCCCGAATCAAATACAAAGTTCTTTGATCCGCCCTCAGCATGATTAAGAAAAGTATACGTTTCGTATCACTTCTATATTTTGagcttttctttaaatattttgttttaataaatataattgtgaTATGAGATATCTacctttttattaagattttcattattgaaatttcttgtttatagaatttttattttatattttaattttatgaatataaGGATTGTCAATAAGTTTGGTTGTGAGAGTTATTGAGAcagcatttattatattttttgtagatttaagaGTGATGAATCCTATCAAGAtacgttttttcaaaaacaatgatGACGAATACCAAGCTCATATACGTGAATTTGTTAATTGTGTACCCTCTGATGAAGaagaaatatttgatgaaatccgaACAGAATCGGAATCAACTGAAAGTGAAGACAACTCTCAAGAATCTGATGACTTACatgattcaattaaaaatctaacaatcACTCAACAGACAGGGAGAATGACGAGATCACATTTACAGAGTTTATCAATAAGTGAGAAAACAGAAAAACAGAAGCGTGTTGGTAAGGTTTTTATAAGGACTGAGAAACTATCAGATAATCCAAAGGAAAATAAGTATAGTATCCCAAGAAAAGTTTCTGAGGAAAGAGCTTCTAATGCAACACCTTCTACTAGGAAGTCAAATTTGATCTCAACTCCTACAAGGCAAACTCGTCGTATTTCTGCAGGTTTAAATATTGGAGCCAATGGTTTCAGGACTCCACATGGAACTCCTAATTCGATTAGAACGCCTCGTAATTTAAAAACCCAATCGCCAGTAAAAAGCACGAGACATCTTCGAGAGCGCAATAGCGTGAATTACAAAGAAGCGTCGCCTTCTTTCTATGAAAATCCACCTGTAGCTAAACAAAAAGCTAGAAAAGAACAAGAATTACGTGAGAATGAATTAGTTGAGACACCAAGAAAACGCGGCAGGCCAAAAAAAGGCACACCAAGTAGAAAGTCGCTTGCTGATGTATGTGAAGAAAGCAATGAAAATGATCCTTCGTCCTTAGAAGATTTTAGTCCTAATAGTCGGGCGAAACTGGATGAAAAAAGAAGTCGTAGGGTTCGGAAAAGTGTTGCAGGTAGGAACAGTGACTATGTATATGATTTAGGTAGTCCTAAGAAGCGTAAAAGCACAATTGCCATCACCCCAACTACCAAAAGCCGAACACCGagtacaaaaacaaataaaacaacaCAACGTTCAACTCCTGGTAGAAAAAAAGCTNNNNNNNNNNNNNNNNNNNNNNNNNNNNNNNNNNNNNNNNNNNNNNNNNNNNNNNNNNNNNNNNNNNNNNNNNNNNNNNNNNNNNNNNNNNNNNNNNNNNGTAAA
The sequence above is drawn from the Belonocnema kinseyi isolate 2016_QV_RU_SX_M_011 chromosome 7, B_treatae_v1, whole genome shotgun sequence genome and encodes:
- the LOC117176627 gene encoding origin recognition complex subunit 1, translated to MPPYKKKTTKNRGKRNAGVKTNAKKHIGKTVSNKAEVRDEPENQETTASKNDDLRVMNPIKIRFFKNNDDEYQAHIREFVNCVPSDEEEIFDEIRTESESTESEDNSQESDDLHDSIKNLTITQQTGRMTRSHLQSLSISEKTEKQKRVGKVFIRTEKLSDNPKENKYSIPRKVSEERASNATPSTRKSNLISTPTRQTRRISAGLNIGANGFRTPHGTPNSIRTPRNLKTQSPVKSTRHLRERNSVNYKEASPSFYENPPVAKQKARKEQELRENELVETPRKRGRPKKGTPSRKSLADVCEESNENDPSSLEDFSPNSRAKLDEKRSRRVRKSVAGRNSDYVYDLGSPKKRKSTIAITPTTKSRTPSTKTNKTTQRSTPGRKKAVTPERNVATPRRNNTATPRRGAAMTPRGRLTLTPGMHQRSVNVPKPQTNFQEFRARLHVSFVPKSLPCREAEFNNIFTFLQSKLTEETGGCIYISGVPGTGKTATVNEVISCLTKLVSQGELPSFQFVDINGMKLTEPRQAYVQIQKRLNGVTTSWEEAHGYLHQRFTTPDSRRTMTLLLIDEMDLLCTKRQDVVYNLLDWPTYKASRLVVITIANTMDLPERVLMGRVTSRLGLTRLTFQPYSHLQLMEIVKTRLKDSEAFKSEAIELVSRYFLTE